A section of the Polyodon spathula isolate WHYD16114869_AA chromosome 51, ASM1765450v1, whole genome shotgun sequence genome encodes:
- the LOC121306946 gene encoding ras GTPase-activating-like protein IQGAP3, translating into MEGGSGGQSRSGYERLTAEEMDEQRIQSVAYQYLCHLEEAKRWMEACLNEELPAPTELEEGLRNGVLLAKLGHCFAPHVVPLKKIYDCRQERYKAAGLHFRHTDNINHWRNAMAQVGLPSIFHPETTDIYDKKNMPRAVYCIHALSLYLFRLGLAPQIQDLYGKVKFTEEEINNMKRELDKYGIQLPAFSKIGGILAGELSNTELSAEIIPNLMESSSSNETQKSTGTNRASRLHPL; encoded by the exons ATGAGCGCTTGACTGCAGAGGAGATGGATGAGCAGAGGATACAGAGTGTGGCCTATCAGTACCTCTGTCACCTGGAGGAGGCAAAGAG GTGGATGGAAGCCTGTCTGAACGAGGAGCTGCCAGCCCCCACAGAGCTGGAGGAGGGGTTGAGGAACGGGGTGCTGCTGGCGAAGCTGGGGCACTGCTTCGCTCCGCACGTCGTCCCGCTCAAGAAGATTTACGACTGTCGGCAAGAGCGCTACAAG GCAGCTGGGCTCCATTTCCGACACACAGACAACATCAACCACTGGCGCAATGCCATGGCTCAAGTGGGACTGCCTTCG ATCTTTCACCCGGAGACTACAGATATCTACGATAAGAAGAACATGCCCCGGGCTGTCTACTGCATCCACGCTCTCAG CCTGTACCTGTTTAGACTCGGGCTGGCTCCACAGATTCAGGACCTCTATGGGAAGGTGAAGTTTACAG AGGAAGAAATTAACAACATGAAGAGGGAGCTGGATAAATATGGGATCCAGCTGCCTGCCTTCAGTAAGATCGGAGGGATCCTGGCCGGCGAGCTCTCC AACACTGAATTGAGCGCAGAAATCATTCCCAATCTCatggaaagcagcagcagcaatgagaCGCAGAAATCCACTGGCACTAACAGGGCCTCTCGTCTCCACCCTTTGTGA